One genomic window of Hippocampus zosterae strain Florida chromosome 12, ASM2543408v3, whole genome shotgun sequence includes the following:
- the LOC127611390 gene encoding trichohyalin-like — MQETQWEDKQDVTNKVVKSSPREQLEELAGGSTEEKDEKQFEHLPKATSGLTDQFDNDIINTLESGPCTTFIQQGIVTGKTPVEKAAVGLKMDAESNNAEEAARGKGVKAVKLQEEQMRSRKNKAGNVSKQKKEESDARLTKHHIDKRPNKNAIETRKHSSLTSEKKKRGIKERQNGKMRTKEAAKKEKGRKEDLTRRTRQIKRNDKEDYPNVPLHKRIDDCLEKEDMAAEQETGEGFSLESPRCFAEKPNAVTSMEHDNVCLFTDGEHSTESSVRSVSSQMSPSASLDLDVRSSLRSSYEGLSADMPILTSSHAQSSSPCSTIMVTEQQLMLELVKTETSRSNEEKTRRQAERAEIRRHEMERRRREQEEVERMEQQERKWTKDNIRNELEEERRRRAEHLRLRKLGEEEVSRTREQEEQERARQEQVERERARRRQGGRRRQMERLQKMREEEARKRNAEVEHLHLEEQRRQEEGCKTLQDMDMSERDEYLALQELQKEDRRTKEEAHQMGEEEQALRAEEMAVLQQQTAFKRGLPLEVEGMGRTQGISRPWVYSYFTLLRLQDLNSTKT; from the exons ATGCAGGAAACCCAGTGGGAAGACAAACAAGATGTTACAAACAAAGTTGTGAAATCTTCACCAAGGGAACAGTTGGAAGAACTTGCAGGAGGTAGCACTGAGGAGAAGGACGAAAAGCAGTTTGAACATCTGCCAAAAGCCACTTCAGGACTTACTGACCAGTTTGACAACGACATAATTAACACACTGGAATCTGGACCTTG TACCACCTTCATCCAGCAGGGTATTGTCACTGGAAAAACACCAGTAGAGAAAGCTGCTGTGGGACTGAAGATGGACGCAGAAAGTAACAATGCAGAGGAAGCTGCACG GGGGAAGGGTGTGAAAGCTGTCAAATTACAAGAAGAACAGATGCGATCCAGAAAGAACAAAGCTGGAAATGTGAGCAAGCAGAAAAAAGAAGAGAGTGATGCTCGCCTGACTAAACACCACATAGACAAGCGGCCCAATAAAAATGCAATCGAGACCCGAAAACATTCTTCACTCACATCTGAG aaaaagaagagaGGCATCAAAGAAAGACAGAACGGTAAGATGAGGACAAAGGAAGcggcaaaaaaagagaaaggaaggaaggaagacttGACCCGAAGAACACGACAAATTAAACGAAATGACAAAGAGG ATTATCCTAATGTTCCCTTACATAAACGAATAGATGATTGTCTGGAGAAAGAGGACATGGCTGCTGAACAGGAAACAGGCGAAGGCTTTTCTCTAGAATCCCCCAGATGTTTTGCTGAAAAACCAAATGCTGTCACTAGCATGGAGCACGACAATGTGTGCCTATTCACTGATGGTGAACACAGCACTGAGAGCAGTGTCCGTTCAGTTAGTTCCCAAATGTCTCCTTCTGCATCCTTGGACCTCGATGTGAGGAGCTCCCTGAGGTCTTCCTACGAGGGTCTATCGGCAGACATGCCAATCCTCACATCCTCTCACGCTCAATCGTCATCGCCGTGTTCCACCATCATGGTAACTGAGCAACAGCTGATGTTAGAACTAGTGAAGACTGAG ACCTCCCGAAGCAATGAGGAGAAGACCCGTCGTCAGGCTGAGCGAGCTGAGATACGAAGGCACGAGATGGAGAGGAGGAGAAGGGAGCAAGAGGAGGTCGAAAGAATGGAGCAGCAGGAGAGAAAGTGGACAAAGGATAACATCAGGAATGAGCTGGAGGAGGAACGGAGAAGGAGAGCTGAACATCTCAG ACTGAGGAAGCTCGGAGAGGAAGAGGTGAGTAGGACACGCgagcaggaggagcaggagcgAGCCAGACAGGAGCAAGTGGAACGAGAGAGAGCAAGGAGGCGACAAGGGGGGAGGAGGCGACAGATGGAACGACTGCAGAAGATGAGGGAGGAAGAGGCGAGGAAGAGGAATG CGGAAGTGGAACATCTACATTTGGAGGAACAGAGGAGGCAGGAGGAGGGGTGCAAGACCTTGCAGGATATGGACATGAGTGAGAGAGATGAGTACCTCGCTCTGCAGGAGCTACAGAAGGAGGACAGGAGGACCAAAGAGGAAGCGCACCAAATGGGGGAAGAAGAACAAGCTTTGAGGGCCGAAGAGATGGCGGTGTTGCAGCAGCAGACGGCCTTCAAAAGGGGTCTGCCGCTGGAGGTCGAAGGGATGGGAAGAACCCAGGGCATCTCCAGGCCGTGGGTCTATTCCTATTTCACTTTGTTACGGCTGCAGGACCTGAATTCCACAAAAACTTAA
- the pomt1 gene encoding protein O-mannosyl-transferase 1 translates to MVLWLPLVVTVRVDLLLVLVSLLAFWTRVHRIAHPNAVVFDEVYYGQFVSLYMKRIFFIDDSGPPLGHMILALGAYLGGFDGNFTWNRIGAEYPCGVSVWSLRVLPAVCGALCIPLAYCVTLELGFGHMSAFGAALLLLLDNALIVQSRLMLLESILIFFILLSFLSYLRFYRASSSWPVRYSWLLLSGTSCAAAIGVKYMGAFSYLLLVGVACVHCWKMISDTRVSGVSVFFECVCRGVCLLVLPAVLYVLCFYLHLTLLHRTGPHDQLMSPAFQASLEGGLSRITQGQPLEVAYGSQVTLRSSASQPIPCWLHSHKANYPIRYENGRGSSHQQQVTCYAFKDVNNWWIVKNADKADLAVGHPPRTVRHGDMVQLLHGMTLRFLNSHDVAAPVSPHAQEVSGYIDFNVSMPAQNLWRVDIVNREDDSEVWKTILSEVRLVHVNTSAVLKLSGLSLPDWASGQMEVVAEKIKGHSSGVTWTVEEHRYGTSEEQKDREAELHSPTHIDVNRKISLWSKFLEVQWRMLTVKQEDNEHKYSSTPLDWLTMETNIAYWLHPSTNAQIHLIGNPASWGVSHLCLLVYHVMAAIYLLRRRRGIKDLPDAAWERFVSLGVLCGGGWLLNFVPFVLMEKHLFLYHYLPALIFLHLLSATLLEHVYTHLLSKDVHRRVLLVCVFVMLACVFLSYHAFSPLTFGSPELSASQLRALKWRSSWDILYRRR, encoded by the exons ATGGTACTGTGGCTCCCCCTGGTGGTGACTGTCCGCGTGGACCTGCTTCTGGTCTTGGTGTCTCTCCTCGCCTTCTGGACCCGGGTGCACCGCATTGCGCACCCCAACGCCGTTGT ctttGATGAAGTTTACTACGGCCAATTTGTGTCTCTTTACATGAAGAGGATTTTCTTTATTGATGACAGCGGACCGCCACTTGGTCACATGATCCTGGCCTTGGGGG CCTACTTGGGAGGATTTGATGGAAACTTCACATGGAACCGAATAGGAGCAG AGTACCCATGCGGTGTAAGCGTGTGGAGTCTGCGTGTCCTCCCGGCAGTGTGCGGAGCGTTGTGCATTCCTCTGGCATATTGCGTGACTCTGGAGTTGGGCTTTGGTCACATGTCAGCGTTTGGAGCAGCGCTGCTGCTTTTGCTAG ACAACGCTCTAATTGTCCAATCGCGGCTGATGCTGCTGGAGTCAATCCTGATTTTTTTCATCCTCTTGTCCTTCCTGTCGTACCTGCGCTTCTACCGTGCCAGCAGCAG CTGGCCTGTCAGATACAGTTGGCTCCTCCTCTCCGGAACGTCCTGCGCTGCCGCCATCGG GGTGAAGTACATGGGCGCCTTCTCCTACCTACTGCTAGTAGGCGTGGCCTGTGTGCACTGCTGGAAGATGATTAGTGACACTCGTGTGAGCGGC GTGAGTGtgttttttgagtgtgtgtgtcgtggTGTGTGTCTGCTGGTGCTTCCTGCCGTGCTGTACGTTCTCTGCTTCTATCTGCACCTTACTCTTCTGCACCGCACTGGACCACATGACCAGCTGATGAGCCCCGCCTTCCAAGCCAGCCTTGAG GGAGGTCTGTCACGGATCACGCAAGGTCAGCCCCTGGAGGTTGCGTATGGTAGTCAGGTGACTTTGAGAAGCTCTGCCTCCCAGCCTATCCCGTGCTGGCTGCATTCTCACAAAGCCAACTATCCAATCAG GTATGAGAACGGTCGCGGCAGCTCTCATCAGCAGCAGGTGACCTGTTACGCATTCAAGGACGTCAACAACTGGTGGATCGTCAAGAACGCTGACAA GGCCGACCTCGCCGTTGGCCATCCTCCTCGTACAGTGCGTCACGGCGACATGGTCCAGCTGCTTCACGGAATGACATTGCGATTTCTCAACAG CCATGACGTCGCAGCCCCTGTCAGCCCCCATGCCCAAGAAGTGTCGGGCTACATCGACTTCAATGTGTCCATGCCCGCCCAAAACCTTTGGAGAGTG GACATTGTGAACCGTGAGGATGATTCCGAGGTGTGGAAGACGATCTTGTCAGAGGTTCGCTTGGTTCATGTCAACACGTCAGCAGTCCTCAAG ttGAGTGGCTTGTCGCTTCCAGACTGGGCGTCAGGTCAGATGGAGGTTGTCGCAGAGAAGATTAAAGGTCACAGCAGTGGAGTGACATGGACAGTGGAGGAGCACAGATATGGGACCA GTGAGGAGCAGAAGGACAGGGAGGCGGAGCTTCATTCCCCCACGCACATTGACGTGAACAGGAAGATTTCTCTGTGGTCGAAGTTTCTGGAGGTTCAG TGGAGGATGCTGACGGTGAAACAGGAAGACAATGAGCACAAATATAGCTCCACCCCTTTGGACTGGCTCACCATGGAAACAAACATCGCCTACTGGCTCCACCCTTCCACCAAC GCTCAGATCCATCTGATTGGTAATCCAGCATCATGGGGTGTGTCTCACCTCTGCCTCCTGGTCTATCACGTCATGGCAGCCATCTACCtgctgaggaggaggcggggcatCAAAGATTTACCAGATg CTGCGTGGGAGCGCTTCGTATCGCTGGGCGTATTGTGCGGTGGCGGCTGGTTGTTGAACTTCGTTCCGTTCGTGTTGATGGAAAAACATCTGTTCCTGTACCACTACCTGCCTGCACTCATCTTTCTACACTTGCTCAGCGCCACCCTGCTGGAGCATGTGTACACACACTTGCTCAg caaGGACGTACACCGCCGTGTGTTgctggtgtgtgtttttgtcatgttggcGTGTGTCTTCCTGTCCTACCACGCCTTCAGCCCTTTGACCTTTGGGAGCCCAGAGCTGTCGGCCAGTCAGTTGCGAGCGCTCAAGTGGAGGAGCTCCTGGGACATCTTGTATCGACGCCGCTAG
- the snapc4 gene encoding snRNA-activating protein complex subunit 4 encodes MSLCEQRERIQQQVELLERRLCVSNSELQQVSSDDTDDESSVDTDQVAEQSTAGLLAERQKIEKEIQNLENVLGPHSSTIASDDDDSSSSSGSSSSSESELGLSINVDSCLQMNFVYQQILEEKLKQLETLLSHNQRQQREVLSQLYGPFSEASKEEPASSSYPKQGPLFLGHFLKPYFKDKVTGLGPPANSDTKERMMKMKGCLSSSKMKVKRWESWQKTLLIDSVSRDSLKRLIQPKLSRVDYLSQKLSSSGKSEDEKRQLKVHIESLEKDIESIKVKKDEELFGDQYENHDWHKIAKIDFEGLREADDLRLFWQNFLHPAINKNRWSPDEVQRLKEVSSRHKETNWDLIARELGTGRTAFMCLQTFQRFISSSLKRGTWTPAEDQKLSQLVDKMRIGNFIPYTQISYFMEGRDTPQLIYRWTSVLDPQLKKGSWSKEEDQLLLKAVARHGEKMWWKIRLEVPGRTDGACRDRYLDCLKEGLKKGPFDDHEQQLLVQLLDKHGAGRWAKIAAEIPNRNDAQCLRQWKKMMRQAKKPSKNKTRQKITQDSTTIKTVKTKMSSGIRKRLQKVIEEEEEEEEEDSSQEDKDEDQITYMDTDDEKQEDEEESVEENTDEEDREKEEEEEYYLVPPMHEWIPQEESQEFSFPTDRLVTLDPAPKCHLLGPGSVRSTVVAKFGRSVVVGPPPRELSWEERHANGAMLMVSQKELHSHLCHQANKYNNLQHRPKKGHVTDTEMNYMLQAAVLPWVGNVLMPSLTAPTLADALGHKTALSSTPVFRLLLHAMTVDFSGCKDVILRRSQKKPTSPLRRLRCPPRRDSPLPPPRSPPKKPVRMPRQESTQQRQRKPPGFKNPKTVAAMLHSTRAGTSDTQPVRTLQQVHLLPQSAPLVCLMTMPPSLTVPPRAPPPVKLASQTSQRLPTLLPRTPGPICLLTAPSLPVCFVSPPLPVGPTHLPPLAPPPPPSSVTPALGPSTSTVTNDHAYTIPTPKPSLTGKKRARDDDPGGETLGSRGKRVRKLSHKALQLQASATERKRRSWRKSKPKEGGAKLVTPPPSIHMLSLFAHPNGSVQLPQSPNFVLNAVSRPLPSASGPSPMPLDRAGLNINPSLVFPGSPAVVSDWLSGSGGVAVPHLGISLPYLPPCSSSLSALAAIFANRTRLAGTAAQLLKCYAQTQAMPPDATSEETESSLRALVKDHLGSNPAYLLLKARFLSVFALPALLATVRPGATATSSPTSPCDDKKGKTKGKTQQSNILGKIAWDGSGAPANHFSGISAVGPTLPHPKDTVGNQ; translated from the exons ATGTCATTGTGCGAGCAGAGAGAGAGGATCCAGCAGCAAGTGGAACTTTTAGAAAGACGTTTGTGTGTCAGCAACAGTGAACTACAACAAGTCAGCAGCGATGACACAG ATGACGAATCCAGTGTGGACACGGACCAGGTGGCGGAACAG TCAACTGCAGGTTTGCTGGCTGAAAGGCAAAAGATCGAGAAGGAGATCCAGAATCTAGAGAACGTTCTGGGACCACACAGCTCCACCATTGCGTCAG ATGATgatgacagcagcagcagcagcggcagcagcagcagcagtgaaaGTGAG CTGGGTCTGTCCATCAACGTGGACTCGTGTCTTCAGATGAACTTTGTGTACCAGCAGATCCTTGAAGAGAAGCTCAAGCAGCTGGAAACTCTGTTGTCACACAACCAGCGACAACAG agGGAGGTACTGTCTCAGCTGTATGGGCCATTCAGCGAAGCATCCAAAGAAGAGCCCGCCTCCTCGTCGTACCCCAAGCAGGGCCCCTTATTCCTGGGTCACTTCTTGAAGCCGTACTTCAAAGACAAAGTCACCGGCTTG GGTCCTCCTGCCAATTCGGACACAAAAGAGAgaatgatgaagatgaagggTTGCCTCAGCAGCAGCAAGATGAAAGTCAAACGAT gGGAGAGTTGGCAGAAGACGTTGCTGATTGACTCCGTGTCCAGAGACAGTTTGAAGAGACTCATCCAGCCCAAACTGTCCAG AGTGGACTACTTGAGTCAGAAGTTATCCTCATCGGGCAAATCAGAAGATGAAAAGCGCCAGCTCAAAGTCCACATCGAAAGTCTGGAGAAAGACATTGAATCCATCAA AGTGAAAAAGGACGAGGAGCTATTTGGGGATCAGTACGAGAACCATGACTGGCACAAGATCGCCAAGATCGAT TTTGAAGGCCTTCGCGAGGCGGACGATCTTCGTCTCTTCTGGCAGAACTTCCTGCATCCCGCCATCAACAAGAACCGCTGGAGCCCCGACGAGGTTCAACGGCTCAAGGAGGTCAGCAGCAGACACAAGGAGACCAACTGGGACCTCATCGCTCGGGAGTTGGGG ACGGGCCGCACTGCCTTCATGTGCCTGCAGACATTCCAGAGGTTCATCTCATCCTCTCTAAAGCGTGGTACTTGGACCCCCGCCGAGGACCAGAAGCTCTCACAGTTGGTTGACAAGATGCGAATCGGGAACTTCATACCGTACACGCAGA TCAGTTACTTTATGGAGGGTCGAGACACGCCTCAGCTGATATACAGATGGACTTCGGTTCTGGACCCCCAGCTGAAGAAAGGATCCTGGTCCAAAGAGGAGGATCAG CTGCTGCTTAAAGCAGTTGCACGCCATGGCGAGAAGATGTGGTGGAAAATCCGCTTGGAGGTTCCAGGACGCACGGACGGTGCCTGCAGGGACCG ATATTTGGACTGTCTGAAGGAAGGACTCAAGAAAGGACCTTTTGATGACCATGAGCAACAACTCCTCGTCCAGCTACTAGACAAACATGGCGCTG GTCGCTGGGCAAAGATCGCGGCGGAAATTCCAAACCGTAATGACGCTCAATGTCTTcgacagtggaaaaaaatgatgcgACAAGCAAAAAAGCCTTCAAAG aataaaacaagacaaaagatCACCCAAGACAGCACAACTATTAAGACGGTGAAAACCAAGATGAGCTCAGGCATCAGGAAGCGTCTGCAGAAAGTcatagaagaagaagaggaggaggaggaggaggatagcAGCCAGGAAGACAAGGATGAGGACCAGATTACGTATATGGACACTGATGACGAGAagcaagaagatgaagaagagtcAGTGGAGGAGAATACTGATGAAGAGGAtcgggagaaggaggaggaggaagagtatTATCTGGTCCCACCCATGCACGAATGGATCCCACAGGAAGAAAGTCAAGAGTTCAGTTTCCCGACAGACCGGCTGGTGACGCTGGATCCGGCACCTAAGTGCCACCTGTTAGGACCGGGGTCAGTCCGGTCCACAGTAGTGGCCAAATTTGGCCGGTCGGTTGTGGTGGGACCACCGCCACGGGAGCTGAGCTGGGAGGAGCGCCACGCGAATGGCGCCATGCTGATGGTGTCGCAGAAggagctgcattcacacctgTGTCATCAGGCTAACAAGTACAACAACCTCCAACATCGCCCGAAGAAGGGCCACGTGACTGACACGGAGATGAATTACATGCTACAGGCAGCTGTGCTACCCTGGGTGGGTAATGTGCTCATGCCCAGCCTAACTGCACCCACGCTGGCTGATGCCCTCGGGCACAAGACAGCGTTGAGCTCCACCCCCGTCTTCAGGCTCCTCCTCCACGCCATGACGGTGGACTTTTCGGGCTGCAAGGACGTCATCCTCAGGCGGAGTCAAAAGAAGCCAACGTCACCCCTGCGGAGGCTTCGCTGTCCGCCCCGGCGGGACAGCCCTCTGCCACCCCCTCGATCGCCACCAAAGAAACCTGTCCGGATGCCTCGCCAGGAATCCACTCAGCAGCGCCAGCGCAAACCGCCGGGCTTCAAGAACCCAAAGaccgtggcggccatgttgcacTCCACCCGAGCCGGCACCTCAGACACGCAGCCGGTGAGGACATTGCAACAGGTTCACCTCCTCCCACAATCCGCCCCTCTAGTCTGCCTCATGACTATGCCCCCTTCGTTGACGGTGCCACCTCGTGCTCCACCTCCAGTCAAGCTCGCATCACAG ACATCACAACGCCTTCCAACCCTCCTCCCCCGCACACCTGGTCCCATCTGCCTGCTGACCGCGCCATCTCTTCCTGTGTGCTTTGTGTCCCCGCCCCTGCCTGTGGGCCCCACCCACCTGCCCCCTCTAGCtccaccccctcctccttcaTCGGTGACACCCGCCTTGGGCCCATCCACCTCCACGGTCACTAATGACCATGCCTACACCATTCCCACCCCCAAGCCATCCCTCACGGGGAAGAAGCGCGCGCGGGATGATGATCCCGGTGGCGAAACGCTCGGCAGTAGAGGGAAGCGAGTCAGAAAGTTGAGTCACAAAGCCCTCCAATTGCAG GCGTCAGCCACTGAAAGGAAGAGACGAAGTTGGCGTAAATCCAAACCCAAAGAGGGTGGAGCCAAACTGGTGACTCCGCCTCCCAGCATACACATGCTGTCTTTGTTTGCTCATCCCAATGGGAGTGTCCAGCTTCCGCAATCTCCCAATTTTGTGTTAAATGCGGTCAGCAGACCCCTCCCCTCTGCCAGTGGTCCCTCCCCCATGCCTTTGGACAGGGCTGGTCTGAACATCAACCCCTCTCTTGTTTTCCCGGGGTCAccggcagtggtcagtgactgGTTGAGCGGCTCGGGAGGCGTGGCCGTACCCCACCTTGGCATTTCTCTTCCCTACTTGCCACCGTGCAGCAGCAGCCTCAGCGCACTTGCTGCAATCTTTGCCAACAGAACTCGGCTTGCTGGCACCGCCGCTCAACTTCTCAAGTGCTATGCCCAGACGCAGGCCATGCCCCCTGACGCCACCTCTGAAGAAACag AAAGTTCGCTGCGTGCTTTGGTGAAGGATCATTTGGGCTCAAATCCGGCATACCTGCTCTTGAAGGCTCGATTCCTGTCCGTTTTTGCCCTCCCTGCCCTTCTGGCCACTGTACGGCCTGGTGCCACGGCGACATCTTCACCCACTTCACCGTGTGATGACAAGAAAGGGAAGACGAAAGGAAAGACACAACAGAGCAACATTCTT gGAAAGATTGCATGGGATGGCTCAGGAGCTCCAGCCAATCACTTCTCAGGAATCAGTGCCGTTGGCCCCACCCTGCCACACCCCAAAGACACTGTTGGCAATCAATAA
- the LOC127612065 gene encoding uncharacterized protein LOC127612065 yields the protein MKDFSLSSLSRGCGRVIKGNASEHGRLDVCFTPQDYYIWKSHDALLHLTNSGSLLRSDESTIPKTYSTRRGPLVLYSRDLVTLRTVSQVSDRRRRVTSHHMQEVDHRSDALLLQQQNNQVTLRFASPNLPPLPNIHRASVSRLYATQEHHDPKLHGDPQETNSLLEYPPEDENEMQGSDQRVQLDLVLDLQTCTDHITLEEPQLQVDVSHADRSQQNMTTDLTLVLSPQDAAAVTRGSVIMVNSQTSVTRMNNRRENQSHEEQELNTSSGLLLPPLRAEPPVTPESYYHHPLAMGREGPNIEEVHHVQHLPPIEDHHVTMRLVGGTRRRDTDSAIGPELRCQKGSRHRPLFLPLLLSDKKHGDKTLS from the exons ATGAAGGATTTCTCTCTGTCATCGCTGAGTCGGGGTTGCGGTCGTGTCATCAAAGGGAACGCAAGTGAACATGGTCGCCTGGATGTCTGCTTCACGCCGCAG GATTACTACATCTGGAAATCCCATGATGCCCTCCTGCATCTGACCAACAGCGGAAGTCTACTCAGAAGTGACGAGTCAACCATCCCGAAGACTTACAGCACTCGCCGGGGACCTCTAGTTCTGTACTCACGA GACTTGGTTACGCTAAGAACTGTGTCACAGGTGTCAGACAGGAGGAGGCGGGTCACATCGCACCACATGCAGGAAGTGGATCACCGGTCAGACGCtctgctcttgcaacaacaaaataatcag GTGACCTTGCGGTTTGCCAGTCCCAACTTACCTCCACTTCCAAACATCCATCGTGCAAGCGTTTCCCGACTTTATGCCACACAAGAACACCACGATCCAAAGCTACACGGAGACCCTCAAGAAACCAACTCCCTTCTGGAGTATCCTCCTGAAG ATGAGAATGAAATGCAAGGAAGTGACCAGAGGGTCCAGTTGGATCTGGTACTTGATCTGCAGACCTGTACGGACCACATAACCCTCGAAGAACCACAACTTCAG gTCGATGTGTCACATGCTGATAGGTCACAGCAAAACATGACGACTGACTTGACTCTTGTCCTAAGTCCTCAAGATGCCGCAGCAGTCACCCGAGGATCTGTGATTATGGTCAACTCTCAAACCTCAGTGACCAGGATGAACAACaggagag AGAATCAGTCACATGAAGAGCAGGAATTAAATACAAGCTCAG GCTtgcttcttcctcctctgagAGCTGAACCCCCAGTCACTCCTGAATCCTACTATCACCACCCACTTGCT ATGGGGCGAGAGGGTCCGAACATTGAAGAAGTCCACCATGTTCAGCATCTGCCTCCTATAGAAGACCACCACGTCACTATGAGGCTTGTCGGCGGCACACGGCGGCGGGACACAGACTCAGCAATTGGTCCAGAGCTACGATGTCAAAAGGGCTCCCGTCACCGCCCCTTGTTTCTTCCTCTGTTACTCTCTGACAAAAAACATGGTGATAAAACATTGTCATGA
- the LOC127612218 gene encoding kazal-type serine protease inhibitor domain-containing protein 1-like has product HTCIWKQRERLGCFQLKKNKNFTVFFFRLLASHNGPREHFLYGSVRAASRFLPVVILLLVLCPNPRPCRSLDNQPSGPTPTAAAAPRAGCGPCQADLCPATRGCRAGVVSDRCGCCLECANLEGQACDPGRTNVRFGLCGAGLRCQADPRPAGWGRDHEEEEEDEEQVCVCEEREAVCGSDGVTYANMCHFKVVAFSDPELHTMGRGPCKTVPVIKVGPKSQVNGSGSHLVFLCEVFAFPMAAIEWRKDKQGGGDIPNKDGGDDHDDVILPGDDPHISVQSRGGPLQFELSSWLQIEGAEPQDSGTYHCIARNSLGSSSASAALGVLPAEELSSYLANHVSVMKQLSDALDYDRDLY; this is encoded by the exons CACACGTGCATTTGGAAGCAGCGCGAGCGGCTCGGCTGTTTTCaactaaagaaaaacaaaaactttactgtttttttcttccgacTTTTGGCGTCTCATAACGGCCCCAGAGAGCACTTTTTGTACGGCAGTGTTCGCGCAGCATCACGGTTTCTACCGGTTGTGATTTTGCTCCTGGTTCTCTGTCCGAACCCGCGTCCGTGCCGGTCTCTTGACAACCAGCCGTCAGGGCCGACGCCCACCGCCGCGGCGGCCCCTAGGGCGGGCTGCGGCCCGTGCCAAGCCGACCTGTGCCCGGCGACGCGCGGCTGCCGCGCTGGCGTGGTCTCGGACCGCTGCGGCTGCTGCTTGGAATGCGCCAATCTGGAGGGGCAAGCCTGCGACCCGGGACGCACCAACGTACGCTTTGGACTCTGCGGGGCCGGACTTCGATGCCAAGCGGACCCACGACCCGCTGGATGGGGACGGGACcacgaggaggaagaagaggatgaagaaCAAGTGTGCGTTTGCGAGGAGCGAGAGGCGGTGTGCGGCAGTGACGGAGTGACATACGCAAACATGTGCCACTTCAAAGTAGTCGCATTCTCGGACCCCGAACTGCACACCATGGGGAGGGGCCCCTGCAAGACTG TTCCGGTGATCAAAGTGGGCCCTAAAAGTCAAGTGAACGGGAGCGGTAGCCATCTTGTTTTCCTGTGCGAGGTTTTCGCCTTCCCAATGGCGGCAATAGAATGGCGCAAGGACAAACAAGGCGGTGGTGACATACCGAACAAGGACGGAGGAGACGACCATGACGATGTCATCCTGCCCGGAGATGACCCACACATCTCTGTGCAG AGTCGCGGCGGTCCTCTGCAGTTTGAGCTCTCCAGTTGGCTGCAGATTGAAGGGGCGGAGCCTCAGGACTCTGGAACCTATCACTGCATTGCCCGTAACAGCCTCGGCTCTTCCTCCGCCTCGGCTGCACTCGGGGTCCTGCCAGCCG